One Capsicum annuum cultivar UCD-10X-F1 chromosome 2, UCD10Xv1.1, whole genome shotgun sequence genomic window carries:
- the LOC107860854 gene encoding probable xyloglucan galactosyltransferase GT17, protein MWRKNHLKAIRKERDEYGLGKKQVTSLIDIQLHLKVLVLFSTSFMIWFLFLLGFSPKRISNPIRGFLSTPPAECKDNFSVYIHNLPSKYNFDLLRDCSSLNIYTDMCPHVTNNGLGNPLLEMGSSWFTTHQLIAELIFHARIQNHPCRTDDANNSTLFYIPFYGGLHASSKFREPNYTVRDALAVELVEYIQEKKWWKRNSGRDHFMVFGRTAWDFMRTDEVPDFGANKLLNMSPVQNMSVLLVERHPWEGHNQYGIPYPSYFHPSTSAEMVEWQNNMSYMDRSHLFSFVGAPRTGKKKVVTRDRVIKQCEESSNCMILKCGHGPSKCHKPREVVKVMMRSNFCLQVLGDSYTRRSTFDSMLAGCIPVFFSKHTAYSQYQWFLPSDPTTYSVYIDLERNHSIKIEEELLKIPMDEVERKRRTVIEFIPTLTYAHPNSTSYGFKDVVDVALKALSNHVSALLKPS, encoded by the coding sequence ATGTGGAGAAAAAATCATCTCAAAGCTATTAGAAAAGAGAGAGATGAATATGGATTGGGAAAGAAACAAGTTACCTCTCTGATAGATATTCAACTCCATTTGAAAGTCCTCGTACTTTTCTCAACTTCTTTCATGATTTGGTTTCTTTTCCTCCTAGGATTTTCACCCAAAAGAATATCAAATCCCATTCGAGGATTCCTCTCAACTCCTCCAGCAGAATGCAAGGACAACTTCTCTGTGTACATACACAACCTGCCTTCCAAGTACAATTTTGATCTGTTGAGAGATTGTAGCAGTTTGAATATCTATACAGATATGTGCCCTCATGTTACAAATAATGGTCTCGGAAATCCACTCCTAGAAATGGGCTCTAGCTGGTTTACCACTCATCAACTCATCGCTGAATTAATCTTTCATGCTCGAATCCAGAACCATCCGTGTCGTACAGATGATGCAAATAATTCAACTCTATTTTATATTCCTTTTTATGGGGGCCTCCATGCCTCGAGCAAGTTCCGTGAGCCAAATTACACTGTTCGTGATGCATTGGCTGTGGAATTGGTGGAGTATATACAAGAGAAGAAGTGGTGGAAGCGGAATAGTGGTAGAGATCATTTCATGGTTTTTGGAAGAACTGCTTGGGATTTCATGAGGACTGATGAAGTTCCTGATTTTGGTGCCAACAAGTTGTTGAACATGTCCCCTGTGCAGAACATGTCAGTACTTTTGGTGGAAAGACATCCATGGGAAGGGCACAATCAATATGGAATTCCTTATCCCTCCTATTTCCATCCATCAACCTCGGCTGAGATGGTTGAATGGCAAAATAATATGAGTTATATGGATAGGAGtcatttgttttcatttgttggGGCTCCTCGGACAGGaaagaaaaaagttgtaacgAGAGACAGAGTCATAAAACAGTGTGaggagtcaagtaactgtatgaTCTTGAAATGTGGCCACGGACCGAGTAAGTGTCATAAACCGAGAGAAGTTGTTAAAGTGATGATGAGATCCAATTTTTGCTTGCAAGTTTTAGGTGACTCATACACTCGACGTTCTACCTTTGATTCCATGCTCGCTGGATGCATCCCAGTGTTCTTCTCAAAACACACGGCCTATTCACAATACCAATGGTTTTTACCTTCTGATCCTACTACATATTCCGTTTACATTGATTTAGAACGAAACCATAGCATAAAAATTGAGGAGGAGCTTCTCAAAATTCCAATGGACGAGGTAGAAAGAAAGAGGAGGACTGTCATAGAATTTATCCCAACATTAACATATGCACACCCTAATTCTACTTCATATGGATTTAAGGATGTTGTCGATGTTGCCCTTAAAGCATTGTCCAATCACGTTAGCGCATTGTTAAAACCTAGCTAG